A section of the Microbacterium forte genome encodes:
- a CDS encoding pyridoxamine 5'-phosphate oxidase family protein, with translation MTEITGPEALARVTELVEDIDFTMLTTTDDDGNLVSRPMSTRQMDDAGDIWFFTAEDTEKVEEARAHHQVGLSYCDAKGMRYVSVAGNASVVHDRAKMEELYSPSLDIWFEDGLDTPGIALLKVTPTVTEFWEPAKGKIAMAAGALKALVTKDTPDDDIMNHGRIVC, from the coding sequence ATGACTGAGATCACTGGACCGGAAGCACTCGCACGCGTGACCGAGCTCGTCGAGGACATCGACTTCACGATGCTGACGACGACGGACGACGACGGCAACCTGGTGAGCAGACCGATGTCGACCAGGCAGATGGACGATGCCGGAGACATCTGGTTCTTCACCGCGGAAGACACGGAGAAGGTCGAAGAAGCACGAGCCCACCATCAGGTCGGCCTCTCGTATTGCGATGCCAAGGGCATGCGATATGTCTCGGTGGCCGGGAACGCCTCCGTGGTGCACGACCGCGCGAAGATGGAGGAGCTCTACTCGCCCTCGCTCGACATCTGGTTCGAAGACGGCCTCGACACCCCCGGCATCGCACTTCTGAAGGTGACGCCGACGGTGACCGAGTTCTGGGAGCCGGCCAAGGGCAAGATCGCGATGGCGGCCGGGGCGCTCAAGGCACTCGTCACCAAGGACACCCCCGACGACGACATCATGAACCACGGTCGCATCGTCTGCTGA
- a CDS encoding proline--tRNA ligase, which produces MVTRLSNFFLRTLREDPAEAEVASHRLLIRAGYIRRAAPGVFTWLPLGLKVKARIEAIVREEMANAGAQEVHFPALLPREPYELSGRWESYGDGIFRLQDRKGADYLLAPTHEEMFTLLVKDLYSSYKDLPLTIYQIQDKYRDEARPRAGLLRGREFTMKDAYSFDASDAGLEASYQAQRDAYERIFQRLGLEYVIVNADNGLMGGARSEEFLHPTPVGEDTFVRSAGGYAANVEAFSTEVPDAIGFDADAAPIVFDSPDTPTIETLVAHANANLDGDYTAADTLKNVVLALTHVDGTRELVVVGIPGDREVDEKRAEVAFAPAEVETATADDFEKNPLLVRGYIGPWSPTGAVLGEESATGIRYLVDPRVSEGTSWITGANIDQKHAHSVVAGRDFFADGVVEIANVRAGDPAPDGSGPVELARGMEIGHVFQLGRFFAETLGLKVLNENGKLVTVTMGSYGIGITRILAIIAELHNDEKGLIWPASVAPFDVQVVAAGRDQVAFDVATELSAQLESAGLDVLYDDRPKVSPGVKFGDAELVGVPKIVIVGRGAADGQVELWDRSTGDREAVSVEEALQQLSRR; this is translated from the coding sequence GTGGTCACTCGTCTTTCGAACTTCTTCCTCCGCACGCTCCGCGAAGACCCTGCAGAAGCAGAGGTCGCCAGCCACAGGCTGCTGATCCGCGCCGGCTACATCCGCCGCGCGGCACCGGGCGTGTTCACGTGGCTGCCTCTGGGCCTCAAGGTCAAGGCGCGCATCGAGGCCATCGTGCGCGAGGAGATGGCGAATGCCGGCGCGCAGGAGGTCCACTTCCCCGCGCTGCTTCCGCGCGAGCCCTACGAGCTGTCCGGACGCTGGGAATCGTACGGCGACGGGATCTTCCGCCTTCAGGACCGGAAGGGCGCGGACTACCTTCTCGCGCCGACGCACGAAGAGATGTTCACGCTCCTCGTGAAGGACCTCTACTCGTCGTACAAGGATCTGCCCCTCACGATCTATCAGATCCAGGACAAGTACCGCGATGAGGCACGCCCGCGGGCTGGCCTGCTCCGCGGTCGCGAGTTCACGATGAAGGACGCCTACTCGTTCGACGCGTCGGATGCCGGTCTCGAGGCCAGCTATCAGGCGCAGCGGGACGCATATGAGCGGATCTTCCAGCGGCTCGGTCTCGAATACGTGATCGTGAATGCCGACAACGGACTCATGGGCGGCGCGCGAAGCGAGGAGTTCCTCCACCCGACACCTGTCGGTGAGGACACCTTCGTGCGCAGCGCGGGGGGATACGCCGCGAATGTCGAGGCTTTCTCGACCGAGGTCCCTGACGCCATCGGTTTCGACGCCGATGCTGCGCCGATCGTCTTCGACTCACCGGACACTCCCACGATCGAGACGCTCGTGGCGCACGCGAACGCGAACCTGGATGGCGACTACACCGCTGCCGACACCCTCAAGAACGTCGTGCTGGCGCTCACGCATGTGGACGGCACGCGCGAGCTCGTCGTCGTCGGGATCCCGGGCGATCGCGAGGTCGATGAGAAGCGCGCGGAGGTCGCTTTCGCTCCGGCCGAGGTCGAGACCGCCACCGCTGACGACTTCGAGAAGAACCCGCTGCTCGTGCGGGGCTACATCGGTCCGTGGTCACCGACCGGCGCGGTGCTCGGAGAGGAGTCCGCGACCGGGATCCGCTACCTGGTCGACCCCCGCGTGAGCGAGGGGACCAGCTGGATCACCGGTGCGAACATCGATCAGAAGCATGCGCATTCGGTCGTCGCCGGTCGGGACTTCTTCGCCGACGGGGTCGTCGAGATCGCGAACGTCAGGGCCGGGGATCCCGCGCCCGACGGCTCCGGACCCGTGGAGCTCGCTCGTGGCATGGAGATCGGTCACGTCTTCCAGCTCGGGAGGTTCTTCGCCGAGACCCTGGGCCTCAAGGTGCTGAACGAGAACGGCAAGCTCGTCACGGTCACGATGGGTTCGTACGGAATCGGCATCACGCGCATCCTCGCGATCATCGCCGAGCTGCACAACGATGAGAAGGGTCTCATCTGGCCGGCATCCGTCGCACCGTTCGATGTGCAGGTCGTCGCAGCCGGCCGCGATCAGGTGGCCTTCGACGTGGCGACCGAGCTCTCGGCGCAACTGGAGTCCGCAGGCCTCGACGTGCTCTACGACGACCGTCCGAAGGTGTCGCCCGGTGTGAAGTTCGGAGACGCGGAGCTCGTCGGCGTGCCGAAGATCGTCATCGTCGGCCGTGGCGCTGCCGACGGCCAGGTCGAGCTGTGGGATCGCAGCACCGGTGACCGCGAAGCGGTGTCGGTCGAAGAGGCCCTGCAGCAGCTGTCCCGGCGCTGA
- a CDS encoding isocitrate lyase/PEP mutase family protein — MTTAAKAKTLIGLYEAPEILRVVNVWDVVSARAVAKLPETKAIATAGHGIAASFGFEDGTISRDIMIDMVGRIAASVSVPVTADLDDGYGDAGETTRLAIGAGVVGANIEDRLKPFDESVAAVEAIVKAAEAEGVPFALNARTDAFVRAGHRPVAESVADAIQRGRAFLDAGATAVFVPGMLDANITRQLVEGLGEGKLSVIGLPGTLAASEYEKLGVARISYGPLPQRVALTAVQELAASLYAGGVIPNGLPALN, encoded by the coding sequence ATGACCACTGCTGCGAAGGCCAAGACCTTGATCGGACTCTATGAAGCCCCGGAGATCCTCCGCGTCGTGAATGTGTGGGACGTCGTGTCAGCCCGCGCTGTCGCGAAGCTTCCCGAGACGAAGGCGATCGCGACTGCCGGTCACGGCATCGCCGCCTCGTTCGGTTTCGAGGACGGCACGATCTCCCGAGACATCATGATCGACATGGTGGGTCGCATCGCGGCCTCCGTCTCGGTCCCGGTGACCGCCGACCTCGATGACGGATACGGCGACGCAGGGGAGACCACCCGCCTGGCGATCGGCGCGGGCGTGGTCGGAGCCAACATCGAAGACCGCCTCAAGCCGTTCGACGAATCCGTCGCCGCAGTCGAGGCCATCGTCAAGGCAGCGGAGGCCGAGGGCGTGCCGTTCGCGCTCAACGCGCGCACCGACGCGTTCGTCCGCGCCGGCCACCGCCCTGTCGCGGAAAGCGTCGCGGATGCGATCCAGCGCGGACGGGCGTTCCTCGACGCCGGAGCCACCGCGGTGTTCGTGCCCGGAATGCTCGACGCCAACATCACCCGCCAGCTCGTCGAGGGTCTCGGCGAAGGCAAGCTCAGCGTGATCGGGCTCCCTGGAACCCTCGCCGCCTCCGAGTACGAGAAGCTGGGCGTCGCCCGCATCTCGTACGGGCCGCTCCCGCAGCGTGTGGCGCTCACCGCTGTTCAGGAGCTCGCCGCCAGCCTGTATGCGGGCGGCGTGATCCCGAACGGCCTCCCTGCGCTCAACTGA
- a CDS encoding RNB domain-containing ribonuclease, which translates to MPQRRSHVAPSAAQTELAAALAALRESLDAPTDFPAAVVAEAEATKAATPELDLRDIPFATLDPLGSRDLDQAFHLERDGSGFAVRYAIADVPGFVAPGGEVDTEARRRGQTLYAADGTIPLHPKILSEDRASLLADVDRPALVWTFALDSSGTVTDFRLERALVRTRAQLDYVSAQAALDRGEGGPAALLPEIGALRIEQERIRGGASLNLPDEEVTRAADGSYAIERRHPLPVEEWNAQLSLMTGMAAASLMLDAGTGILRTMPQPDEKAFDAFRHQTEALGRPWTTGRYGDYLRDLDRADPMTLPVLEAAATLFRGAGYVTFDGSAPSDAQQAAIAAPYAHATAPLRRLVDRWSLEICLAVSEDRDVPGWVRESLPDLPALMQSSGQRASRLDSATINCVEAALLTPFVGRTVEATVIEIRGERATVQLADPAVTASAPVPAGTVPGGRVSLRLVSTDVARGEIEFAI; encoded by the coding sequence ATGCCTCAGCGCCGATCGCACGTCGCCCCGTCAGCCGCGCAGACCGAGCTCGCCGCAGCGCTCGCCGCGCTGAGAGAGTCCCTCGACGCGCCCACGGACTTCCCCGCCGCTGTCGTCGCCGAAGCAGAGGCCACGAAAGCGGCGACTCCCGAGCTCGATCTGCGCGACATCCCCTTCGCGACCCTCGATCCGCTCGGGTCACGCGACCTCGACCAGGCGTTCCACCTCGAACGCGACGGCTCCGGCTTCGCAGTCCGCTACGCGATCGCCGACGTCCCGGGGTTCGTTGCGCCCGGCGGAGAGGTCGACACGGAGGCTCGGCGCCGCGGCCAGACACTGTACGCCGCGGACGGGACGATTCCCCTGCATCCGAAGATCCTCAGCGAGGACCGCGCATCGCTCCTGGCCGATGTGGATCGCCCTGCCCTGGTCTGGACGTTCGCGCTCGACTCCTCGGGCACCGTCACGGACTTCCGCCTGGAGCGGGCACTGGTCCGTACCCGCGCCCAGCTGGACTACGTCAGCGCCCAGGCCGCACTCGACCGCGGCGAAGGCGGTCCCGCGGCGCTGTTGCCGGAGATCGGCGCATTGCGGATCGAGCAGGAGAGGATCCGCGGCGGCGCGAGCCTGAACCTCCCGGACGAGGAGGTGACCAGAGCGGCCGATGGCAGCTACGCGATCGAGCGCCGCCATCCTCTTCCCGTCGAGGAGTGGAACGCCCAGCTGTCCCTCATGACCGGTATGGCGGCGGCGTCGCTGATGCTGGACGCCGGCACCGGCATCCTTCGAACCATGCCGCAGCCCGACGAGAAGGCCTTCGACGCGTTCCGCCATCAGACCGAGGCTCTCGGACGACCGTGGACGACGGGACGATACGGCGACTATCTGCGTGACCTGGATCGCGCCGACCCGATGACCTTGCCCGTTCTCGAGGCAGCCGCGACCCTGTTCCGCGGCGCCGGCTACGTGACTTTCGACGGCTCCGCCCCGAGCGACGCACAACAGGCTGCGATTGCGGCGCCCTACGCCCACGCGACCGCTCCCCTGCGTCGACTCGTCGATCGCTGGTCTCTCGAGATCTGCCTCGCCGTGTCGGAAGACCGGGACGTGCCCGGCTGGGTTCGCGAGTCGCTGCCCGACCTCCCTGCGCTGATGCAGAGCTCCGGGCAACGCGCGTCCAGACTCGACTCGGCGACGATCAACTGCGTCGAAGCCGCACTGCTCACGCCTTTCGTGGGCCGGACGGTCGAGGCGACCGTGATCGAGATACGCGGCGAGCGCGCGACGGTCCAGCTCGCCGACCCTGCTGTGACCGCATCCGCCCCTGTACCCGCCGGCACGGTGCCCGGCGGACGTGTCTCCTTGCGCCTCGTCAGCACCGACGTCGCCCGAGGCGAGATCGAGTTCGCGATCTGA
- a CDS encoding NUDIX domain-containing protein, with protein sequence MPTSPYVSGIRERIGHDLLLLPAVTAVIRRDDRFLLCRRVDASEWGLVGGGVEPGEDPKDAVLREVREELGIRVGIDGLVGAYGGEELLVRYANHDVVSYVTTAFLCSIPDGSPLVFADGELAETGWFALDEIAALRRDRAIDRILGDAVDLARAPAATPIVEEDEDRAVGVDHFAVAARFVTARFPGAGVAIVAGSTARGDRTATSDIDLLLVGDQLFDVDGQTSEASTHEFEGEIFEVFAYTPTGFDEWAARGIAQHRPVTVHMLVDGTAIRDDGRLASLRRQWRSVLDSGPSLSASESAFRRYVITDVLDDLADATDPLEQRVAASVLFERIAELMLLTEGRWIGTGKWLPRRLRELSVERADRLTVPLLESDYTTFAARVSDELERAGGRVQSGFVR encoded by the coding sequence ATGCCCACATCGCCCTACGTCAGCGGGATCCGCGAACGCATCGGTCACGATCTCCTGCTGCTCCCCGCCGTCACTGCCGTCATCCGGCGAGATGACCGCTTCCTGCTGTGTCGGCGGGTGGACGCGTCGGAGTGGGGCCTGGTCGGCGGCGGGGTCGAACCCGGTGAGGATCCGAAGGATGCCGTGCTGCGCGAGGTGCGCGAAGAGCTCGGGATCCGTGTCGGCATCGATGGTCTCGTCGGAGCGTACGGCGGCGAGGAGCTCCTCGTCCGATACGCCAACCACGACGTCGTCAGCTACGTCACGACCGCGTTCCTCTGCTCGATCCCTGATGGCTCGCCCCTGGTCTTCGCCGACGGAGAACTGGCCGAGACAGGGTGGTTCGCGCTCGACGAGATCGCAGCGTTGCGACGTGATCGAGCCATCGACCGAATCCTCGGAGATGCGGTCGACCTCGCCCGAGCTCCCGCCGCGACCCCGATCGTCGAGGAGGATGAAGATCGCGCTGTCGGGGTGGACCACTTCGCCGTCGCAGCACGATTCGTCACCGCCCGCTTTCCCGGCGCCGGCGTGGCCATCGTGGCCGGAAGCACGGCACGGGGCGATCGCACCGCGACGAGTGACATCGACCTGCTGCTGGTCGGCGATCAGCTCTTCGATGTCGACGGGCAGACGAGCGAAGCCTCGACGCACGAGTTCGAGGGCGAGATCTTCGAGGTCTTCGCATACACGCCGACGGGGTTCGACGAGTGGGCGGCACGAGGCATCGCGCAGCATCGACCGGTGACGGTGCACATGCTGGTCGACGGCACCGCGATCAGAGACGATGGCCGACTGGCATCGCTCCGCCGGCAGTGGCGGAGCGTGCTCGACTCAGGGCCATCGCTCAGCGCGAGTGAGTCCGCGTTCCGTCGCTACGTCATCACCGATGTGCTCGACGATCTGGCGGACGCGACAGACCCTCTCGAGCAGCGTGTGGCGGCATCCGTCCTGTTCGAGCGGATCGCAGAGCTCATGCTGCTCACCGAGGGGCGGTGGATAGGGACGGGCAAATGGTTGCCGCGACGCCTCCGCGAGCTGAGCGTCGAGCGAGCGGACCGCTTGACCGTCCCTCTGCTCGAGAGCGACTACACGACCTTCGCAGCCCGCGTCTCGGATGAGCTCGAGCGCGCCGGCGGTCGAGTGCAGTCCGGCTTCGTTCGCTGA
- the ispG gene encoding flavodoxin-dependent (E)-4-hydroxy-3-methylbut-2-enyl-diphosphate synthase: protein MPKIPEVLAPRRKSRQIKVGKVLVGGDAPVTVQSMTTTKTTDINATLQQIAELTASGCEIVRVAVPHQDDADALKIIAMKSQIPVIADIHFQPRYIYTAIDAGCGAVRVNPGNIREFDGNVGKIAEAAKAAGVSLRIGVNAGSLDRRILTKFGKATAEALVESAVWEASLFEEHDFHDFKISVKHNDPIVMVKAYRQLAERGDWPLHLGVTEAGPAFQGTIKSATAFGILLGEGIGDTIRVSLSAPPAEEVKVGHQILQSLNLRERKLEIVSCPSCGRAQVDVYTLAENVTEGLKDMTVPLRVAVMGCVVNGPGEAREADLGVASGNGKGQIFVKGEVIKTVPEADIVATLIEEANRIAAEMGPEAPLGTAQVVTA, encoded by the coding sequence ATGCCGAAGATCCCCGAAGTCCTCGCCCCGCGCCGCAAGTCTCGCCAGATCAAGGTGGGCAAGGTGCTCGTCGGCGGTGACGCCCCCGTGACCGTCCAGTCCATGACGACGACGAAGACGACGGACATCAACGCGACTCTCCAGCAGATCGCGGAGCTGACCGCATCCGGATGCGAGATCGTCCGCGTCGCCGTCCCGCATCAGGACGACGCCGACGCGCTGAAGATCATCGCGATGAAGAGCCAGATTCCCGTCATCGCCGACATCCACTTCCAGCCGCGCTACATCTACACCGCCATCGACGCGGGCTGCGGCGCAGTTCGGGTGAACCCGGGCAACATCCGTGAGTTCGACGGCAACGTCGGCAAGATCGCCGAGGCCGCCAAGGCTGCGGGCGTCTCGCTGCGCATCGGTGTCAATGCGGGCTCGCTCGACCGCCGCATTCTGACCAAGTTCGGCAAGGCGACCGCTGAGGCGCTCGTCGAGAGCGCCGTCTGGGAGGCTTCGCTGTTCGAGGAGCACGACTTCCACGACTTCAAGATCTCGGTCAAGCACAACGACCCGATCGTCATGGTGAAGGCCTACCGTCAGCTCGCCGAGCGGGGCGACTGGCCGCTGCACCTCGGTGTGACCGAGGCGGGCCCCGCGTTCCAGGGCACGATCAAGAGCGCCACGGCATTCGGCATCCTGCTCGGTGAGGGCATCGGAGACACCATCCGTGTGTCTCTGTCAGCGCCGCCGGCTGAAGAGGTGAAGGTCGGTCACCAGATCCTGCAGTCCCTGAACCTCCGCGAGCGCAAGCTCGAGATCGTCTCGTGCCCCTCGTGCGGACGCGCCCAGGTCGACGTGTACACGCTCGCCGAGAACGTCACCGAGGGACTCAAGGACATGACCGTCCCGCTGCGAGTGGCCGTCATGGGCTGCGTCGTGAACGGCCCGGGCGAGGCGCGTGAGGCTGACCTCGGTGTCGCATCCGGTAACGGCAAGGGCCAGATCTTCGTCAAGGGCGAGGTCATCAAGACCGTGCCGGAGGCCGACATCGTCGCGACTCTGATCGAAGAGGCCAACCGCATCGCCGCTGAGATGGGGCCTGAGGCGCCGCTCGGCACCGCGCAGGTCGTCACGGCCTGA
- a CDS encoding chorismate-binding protein, with the protein MTLSRLSELTADPAASFVLIARDGADTVELLTGEVVDVELLADIPLSIDGIPREIFTMVPYRQVRERGFVAQDDGAPLRCIVVDEHLHLPTSALLAELPTDAVPLSDGGFDIADDEYAGIVETVIADEIGRGEGANFVIRRDFTAEIEVDDRTAALTWFRALLAHERGAYWTFAVVTPGHIAVGASPEAHVVARGGVVTMNPISGTFRHPAGGATRETLVDFLSSTKETEELFMVVDEELKMMSAVCSDGGRITGPHLKEMSRLTHTEYMLRGRSALDPRDILRETMFAPTVTGSPMQNACAVIRRHEKKPRGYYSGVAALFTPNDAGGHDLDAPILIRTVYLQNGSLSVPVGATLVRHSDPHGEVSETHGKAAGVLGAIGAIDRDSVAEARDDADAPGERLPLADDPVVAELLSSRNARLADFWLNPQGDDLTGPFAGRSAIVVDAEDRFTTMLAHQLRHLGLDVTIRAWSDVDDAELDAADLVVAGPGPGDPRDVESSRITRLREVVSRRVDAGSPLLAVCLSHQILSDRLGIALTPLAAPHQGLQKSVPVFGEDASIGFYNTFTARVIPGTTSTGTVEVSADPGSGDVYALRGERFASVQGHLESILSRDGIRTLERLVSHALA; encoded by the coding sequence ATGACCCTCTCACGTCTTTCCGAGCTCACCGCAGATCCCGCGGCGTCGTTCGTGCTGATCGCCCGAGACGGCGCCGACACCGTCGAGCTGCTCACCGGCGAGGTCGTCGATGTCGAACTGCTGGCTGACATCCCGCTGTCGATAGACGGCATCCCCCGCGAGATCTTCACCATGGTGCCCTACCGTCAGGTGCGCGAGCGCGGCTTCGTCGCCCAGGATGACGGCGCGCCCCTGCGCTGCATCGTGGTCGATGAGCACCTCCACCTGCCCACGTCTGCGCTGCTCGCCGAGCTTCCGACGGATGCCGTGCCGCTGAGCGACGGCGGCTTCGACATCGCCGACGACGAGTACGCAGGGATCGTCGAGACCGTGATCGCCGACGAGATCGGACGCGGTGAAGGCGCGAACTTCGTGATCCGTCGCGACTTCACCGCCGAGATCGAGGTCGACGACCGAACCGCCGCGCTCACCTGGTTCCGGGCTCTTCTCGCGCACGAACGAGGCGCTTATTGGACCTTCGCAGTGGTGACACCCGGGCACATCGCGGTCGGCGCGAGCCCTGAGGCGCACGTCGTCGCGCGCGGCGGCGTCGTCACGATGAATCCCATCTCGGGCACGTTCCGCCACCCTGCGGGAGGAGCCACGAGAGAGACGCTCGTCGACTTCCTCTCCTCGACGAAGGAGACCGAAGAGCTCTTCATGGTGGTGGACGAGGAGCTCAAGATGATGAGCGCCGTATGCTCCGACGGCGGACGCATCACCGGCCCGCATCTGAAGGAGATGTCGCGCCTCACCCACACCGAGTACATGCTCCGCGGGCGCAGTGCGCTCGACCCCCGCGACATCCTGCGCGAGACGATGTTCGCGCCGACCGTGACCGGCTCGCCGATGCAGAACGCATGCGCGGTGATCCGTCGCCATGAGAAGAAGCCGCGCGGCTACTACTCGGGCGTTGCCGCCCTGTTCACTCCGAACGACGCCGGAGGGCACGACCTCGACGCACCGATCCTGATCCGCACCGTGTATCTCCAGAACGGCTCGCTCAGTGTGCCCGTGGGCGCGACGCTCGTGCGCCACTCGGACCCGCACGGCGAGGTGTCGGAGACCCACGGCAAGGCCGCCGGCGTGCTCGGCGCCATCGGGGCGATCGATCGCGACAGCGTCGCCGAGGCGCGCGACGATGCCGACGCGCCGGGCGAACGGCTGCCCCTCGCCGACGACCCCGTAGTCGCTGAGCTCCTCTCCTCGCGCAATGCGCGCCTGGCCGACTTCTGGCTGAATCCGCAGGGTGACGATCTGACCGGGCCCTTCGCCGGGCGCTCGGCGATCGTCGTCGATGCGGAGGACCGCTTCACCACGATGCTCGCTCACCAGCTGCGCCACCTCGGACTCGATGTCACGATCCGCGCCTGGAGCGACGTCGACGACGCCGAGCTCGACGCGGCCGACCTCGTGGTCGCCGGCCCGGGGCCCGGCGACCCCCGTGACGTCGAGAGCTCTCGGATCACCAGGTTGCGCGAGGTCGTGTCGCGACGTGTGGACGCCGGGTCGCCACTGCTCGCCGTGTGCCTGAGCCACCAGATCCTCAGCGATCGCCTCGGGATCGCCCTGACGCCCCTCGCCGCGCCGCATCAGGGGCTGCAGAAGTCGGTCCCCGTGTTCGGCGAGGACGCCTCGATCGGCTTCTACAACACCTTCACAGCCAGGGTGATCCCCGGCACGACGTCGACGGGAACGGTCGAGGTGTCGGCCGACCCCGGATCAGGCGACGTCTACGCGCTTCGCGGCGAGCGCTTCGCATCGGTGCAGGGCCACCTGGAGTCGATCCTGTCGCGCGACGGCATCCGCACTCTCGAGCGTCTGGTCTCGCACGCGCTCGCCTGA
- a CDS encoding M50 family metallopeptidase: MEALLYLGGIVFMLIGLGLSIGLHEVGHLLPAKLFGVRVGQYMIGFGPRLWSKRIGETEYGFKLLPLGGFISMSGMYPASTASGPAKGVFRALVQDARSANDETIAEGAEDRVFYRLPVWKRVVVMLGGPLMNLILAIVIFTVLVSGIGVQQGTTTIASVNQCVLPAGSTATECEADDPATPAAEAGIRPGDVLVSVDGQPVSTFAQATAIVQAAPGETLELVVLRDGAEETLSITPIEAERTITDASGQPVIGEDGQPVVREVGYVGMAAQMGFVPQPLSAGPQMAADTVVRVGSMIVTLPVRIWETGVSLVTGSERDPNGPLSVVGVGRIAGEVAAIDAPIVNRFSVLLGLLGSLNVALFVFNLIPLLPLDGGHVVVALWDGIRRAWAKLFRRPPPPPVDATRLVPLTVVVATLLIVMGAVLLLADVFNPVNIFGG, encoded by the coding sequence GTGGAAGCACTGCTCTATCTGGGTGGCATCGTGTTCATGCTGATCGGCCTCGGCCTGTCGATCGGTCTGCACGAGGTCGGCCACCTCCTGCCGGCGAAGCTCTTCGGCGTGCGTGTGGGCCAGTACATGATCGGCTTCGGCCCGAGACTGTGGTCCAAGCGCATCGGCGAGACGGAGTACGGCTTCAAGCTGCTGCCGCTCGGCGGATTCATCTCGATGTCGGGGATGTACCCGGCCTCCACCGCATCGGGCCCGGCGAAGGGCGTCTTCCGTGCTCTCGTGCAGGACGCACGATCGGCGAACGACGAGACGATCGCCGAAGGTGCTGAGGACCGCGTCTTCTACCGTCTCCCCGTGTGGAAGCGCGTCGTCGTGATGCTCGGCGGCCCGTTGATGAACCTGATCCTCGCGATCGTGATCTTCACTGTTCTGGTGTCCGGCATCGGAGTGCAGCAGGGGACCACGACCATCGCGTCGGTGAACCAGTGCGTCCTGCCCGCCGGATCGACGGCGACCGAGTGCGAGGCCGACGACCCGGCGACGCCGGCTGCCGAGGCCGGCATCAGGCCTGGCGACGTGCTGGTGTCCGTCGACGGTCAGCCCGTGTCGACCTTCGCGCAGGCGACCGCCATCGTGCAGGCCGCTCCAGGAGAGACCCTGGAACTGGTGGTGCTTCGAGACGGTGCGGAGGAGACCCTGAGCATCACGCCGATCGAGGCTGAGCGCACCATCACCGATGCGAGCGGGCAGCCGGTCATCGGCGAGGACGGGCAGCCCGTCGTCCGGGAGGTCGGCTACGTCGGCATGGCGGCGCAGATGGGCTTCGTCCCCCAGCCGCTGTCGGCAGGACCCCAGATGGCGGCCGATACCGTCGTGCGCGTGGGGTCGATGATCGTCACCCTTCCGGTGCGGATCTGGGAGACCGGCGTCTCACTGGTCACCGGGTCTGAGCGCGATCCGAACGGGCCGCTGAGCGTCGTGGGGGTCGGACGCATCGCGGGTGAGGTCGCGGCGATCGATGCGCCGATCGTCAACCGCTTCTCCGTGCTTCTCGGGCTTCTCGGATCCCTCAATGTCGCACTGTTCGTGTTCAACCTGATCCCGCTGCTGCCGCTCGACGGCGGGCACGTGGTCGTCGCGCTGTGGGACGGCATCCGCCGCGCCTGGGCGAAGCTGTTCCGGCGACCGCCGCCCCCGCCCGTCGACGCCACCAGGCTCGTGCCGCTGACCGTGGTCGTGGCGACACTGCTCATCGTGATGGGGGCCGTGCTGCTCCTCGCCGATGTCTTCAACCCGGTGAACATCTTCGGCGGCTGA
- a CDS encoding YcnI family copper-binding membrane protein: MRSTTTRRNITAGLVGGTILALALPTMASAHVSVSPDELTAGDHGVLTFSFAHGCENSPTTSLKVTMPEGLASVAPTMDSDWTIDIEKGDDGLVSAVTYTAIAPVPNELRGAVSMAVGLDEDTPDSLAFPVVQTCVEGSTEWTQLAEDGEDPHSLDAPAPVVEVVAASADGHGEHGSADEAGDADTANSDADDDAVSANALGTALGAGGLVAGIAALVVSVLAYRRKA, from the coding sequence ATGCGTTCCACCACCACCCGCCGCAACATCACCGCAGGACTCGTCGGCGGCACGATCCTCGCTCTCGCCCTCCCCACGATGGCCAGCGCCCACGTCAGTGTCAGCCCGGATGAGCTGACTGCAGGAGACCACGGCGTGCTCACCTTCTCGTTCGCCCACGGCTGCGAGAACTCGCCGACCACCTCGCTGAAGGTGACGATGCCCGAGGGCCTCGCATCGGTCGCGCCCACCATGGACAGCGACTGGACGATCGACATCGAGAAAGGCGATGACGGCCTCGTCAGCGCCGTGACCTACACCGCCATCGCGCCGGTGCCCAATGAACTGCGCGGCGCAGTGAGCATGGCTGTCGGGCTCGACGAGGACACGCCCGACTCGCTCGCATTCCCGGTCGTCCAGACATGCGTCGAGGGCAGCACCGAATGGACGCAGCTCGCAGAGGACGGCGAAGACCCGCACAGCCTCGACGCCCCGGCTCCGGTCGTCGAGGTCGTCGCCGCGTCCGCTGACGGACACGGGGAGCACGGCTCCGCGGACGAGGCCGGAGACGCGGACACCGCGAATTCGGATGCCGACGACGATGCGGTCTCCGCGAACGCGCTCGGCACGGCACTGGGCGCGGGCGGCCTCGTCGCCGGCATCGCCGCACTCGTCGTCTCCGTACTGGCGTACCGCCGCAAGGCGTGA